In a genomic window of Deltaproteobacteria bacterium HGW-Deltaproteobacteria-2:
- a CDS encoding cobyrinic acid a,c-diamide synthase codes for MCVAKRKTKIIAICGKGGVGKTSISAAVTKILIEDPRARVLAIDADPAVGLASALDISVRCTVDDVRNLLINKIEKREGGDKKQIISLLDYELTNALEERGNLAFLAIGRPETEGCYCKVNDMLKDIIKSLSSNFDYVVIDGEAGVEQINRRVMESVTHLILVSDQSAKGVGVISTLKKVAADAVHYERVGYIINRIRDKQELGKMQLPEDIEFLGFIPEDENIRNSDIEGKSFLMLPDCTALNSVRQCLETMRIIPLEIFNPGCTCSSMHSHSH; via the coding sequence ATGTGCGTCGCTAAGAGAAAGACCAAAATTATAGCTATTTGCGGCAAGGGCGGAGTGGGAAAAACATCGATATCCGCGGCAGTAACGAAAATTCTCATAGAGGATCCCCGGGCACGGGTACTGGCCATTGACGCCGATCCTGCCGTGGGCCTTGCGTCCGCTCTGGACATCAGCGTGCGCTGTACCGTAGATGACGTGCGCAATTTGCTGATAAATAAAATCGAGAAACGTGAGGGCGGCGATAAAAAACAGATCATCTCGCTGCTCGATTATGAACTTACGAATGCCCTGGAGGAACGGGGAAACCTGGCTTTTCTGGCCATCGGCAGGCCGGAGACGGAAGGATGCTACTGCAAGGTAAATGATATGCTGAAAGATATTATCAAATCGCTTTCCAGTAATTTTGATTACGTGGTGATTGACGGCGAAGCCGGGGTCGAACAGATTAACCGGCGCGTCATGGAAAGCGTTACCCACCTCATTCTTGTGTCCGACCAATCGGCCAAAGGTGTCGGAGTGATTTCTACACTTAAAAAGGTGGCCGCTGATGCCGTACATTACGAACGTGTAGGATATATTATTAACCGGATACGCGACAAACAGGAACTGGGCAAGATGCAGTTACCTGAAGATATAGAATTCCTGGGATTTATTCCCGAGGACGAGAACATAAGAAACAGCGACATCGAGGGGAAGAGTTTTTTAATGCTCCCGGATTGTACCGCGCTCAATTCGGTTCGCCAATGTCTGGAGACTATGCGAATTATTCCACTGGAAATTTTTAATCCGGGTTGCACATGTTCTTCTATGCATAGTCATAGTCATTAA
- a CDS encoding 2-hydroxyglutaryl-CoA dehydratase — protein MITAGCDIGSLTAKAVILKDGKILASEVILASAQPEKSALDVIKRTVEKAGIKIEDIEYSVGTGYGRKHIPFMNSSESEIVCHGRGAVWQVPSARTVVDIGGQDAKSIRIDEKGNVERYVYNDKCASGTGRFLEIIADSLDIKLDDMGAIAEQAKEKLTLSNQCVIFAETEIISLVNEGKEIPDIISALHQAVANRAASLAKSILVVPDAVMTGGVAKNSGMFSALERALGVKLHRVENPQINGALGAALIAMDALESSKKK, from the coding sequence ATGATTACTGCAGGTTGTGATATCGGATCTCTCACGGCCAAGGCCGTGATTTTAAAGGATGGGAAAATACTGGCTTCGGAGGTTATTCTAGCGTCTGCGCAACCGGAGAAGTCGGCACTTGACGTAATCAAACGCACCGTTGAAAAGGCCGGCATAAAAATTGAGGACATTGAGTACAGCGTAGGTACCGGCTATGGTCGTAAGCATATCCCCTTTATGAACTCTTCAGAATCTGAAATTGTCTGTCATGGCAGAGGAGCTGTCTGGCAGGTGCCGTCAGCACGTACGGTAGTTGATATCGGCGGGCAGGATGCGAAGTCCATCAGGATTGATGAAAAAGGAAATGTAGAACGTTATGTATATAACGACAAGTGCGCTTCAGGCACAGGACGATTTCTCGAAATTATCGCCGATTCCCTTGATATAAAATTGGATGATATGGGCGCTATAGCCGAGCAGGCCAAGGAAAAACTTACTCTGTCCAACCAGTGTGTGATTTTTGCCGAAACCGAAATTATTTCACTCGTAAATGAGGGGAAAGAGATTCCTGATATAATCAGTGCGCTACACCAGGCCGTTGCCAACCGGGCAGCCTCACTGGCCAAGAGCATTCTTGTAGTTCCGGATGCCGTGATGACCGGTGGCGTGGCAAAAAACTCCGGAATGTTTTCCGCTCTGGAGAGAGCCCTCGGTGTGAAATTGCATCGGGTGGAAAATCCCCAGATTAATGGAGCCCTTGGTGCAGCTCTCATTGCCATGGACGCGCTGGAATCATCTAAAAAGAAGTGA